A window of Pseudoalteromonas sp. MEBiC 03607 genomic DNA:
CACACGTGACGGTGCATCGGATGCTCAAGATGAGCTAACACCAGAGGTAGAAGATGACGGTTGTGCAGGCGGCGCTTGTAAAATCTAATTAAATTAATAACATAACAAAAGCGGGCTCATTTGCCCGCTTTGTCCTGACTGTTTTTTGAGAAATCACTATGTCATATACAACTTTTAGCCGAAACCATAATAACCAATTACAAGAACCGATGTTTTTCGGCCAAACTGTAAACGTGTCACGTTACGACCAACAAAAGTACCCTATCTTCGAAAAGCTAATTGAAAAACAATTATCGTTCTTTTGGCGTCCTGAAGAAGTTGACGTAAGTAAAGACCGTCTTGACTTCCAAGCGTTACCGGACCACGAAAAACACATCTTTTTAAGCAACTTGAAATATCAAACCTTGCTAGATAGTGTGCAAGGTCGTTCACCTAACGTTGCGTTACTACCCATTGTGTCTATTCCTGAGCTTGAAACTTGGATTGAAACATGGGCGTTTAGTGAAACAATTCACAGCCGTTCATACACGCATATTATTCGTAACGTTACGCAGTCTCCCGAGCTTATCTTTGATGATATCGTCAGTAACGAGAAGATCAGTGAACGTGCTGATGCGGTTACCAAATACTACGATGATTTAATCAATATGATTTCTGTTTACAATCTATATGGTGAAGGTAAACATGTGATCAACGGTGAAGAAGTAAAAGTCAGCTTATTTGACCTTAAAAAGCAACTTTACCTAGCTATGATGTCGGTTAACATTCTAGAAGCTATTCGTTTCTATGTAAGCTTTGCCTGTTCATTCGCGTTCGCAGAGCGTGAACTAATGGAAGGTAATGCGAAAATCATCAAGCTTATTGCCCGTGATGAAGCGCTCCACTTATCTGGCACGCAACACATTCTAAATATTATGCAAGAAGGCAAAGACGATCCTGAAATGGCAATCGTTGCTGCACAATGCCGTGAAGAAGCGATTCAGATGTTTGTTGAAGCTGCTGAGCAAGAAAAAGATTGGGCTGAATACTTGTTTAAAGATGGTTCTATGATTGGCTTAAATAAAGATATCTTATGTCAATATGTTGAATACATCACAAATGCGCGTATGACAGCGGTTGGCTTACCGGCACAGTTCGAAAGTAAGAGTAACCCTATTCCATGGATCAACTCTTGGTTAGTATCAGACAACGTTCAAGTTGCTCCACAAGAAGCTGAAATTAGCTCTTATCTTGTAGGCCAAATTGATTCTCAGGTTGATGCATCAGATTTTGGTGACTTCGATCTGTAATGAGCACTAACACTACTGCAGAGGTTATCCTTGCAGGAACAGACAGCCAGAGTCTCGAATTTGATTCTGGCTGTTCATCTCTCCTTGAATGCCTAGAACAACACAAAATAGACGTCCCCTACCAATGCCGTGAAGGTTATTGTGGTGCATGCCGCGCTAAATTAGTCGAAGGTGATGTAAATTATAACCAAGAACCACTTGCGTTTGTACGCTCAGGTGAAGTGTTGCTGTGTTGTAGTAAACCCAACGGTAAGGTAAAAATTGAGCTTTAATGCCACACAAGATCGTTTGTTTGGTAGAAGTTTTCTTTGTCTGAGACACTCACTGTTTGTTGATCTATCGTTACATCCCACTGTAAGTTTTTAGTCAAATGGCTCGCCAATTGCTCAATAAAGTTTCCATCAAAGGCAATTAAATGGCTATTATTTATCAGCTCTAATTGATGCTCATATTCTTGTAACCACTCATTGTTTAGCGTAGTTACAACCCATAGTTCGTCAACACGTTTAGCAATTTTACTCAATATTGTAAAATCAGGTTCTCCAACTGCTAGCCACATTTCATAATGCTCATCAAGGGCTTTAATTGACACATCTGGCTCACTACTTTTAAGCCGTGCGTTCATGGTTGCCATTTTATTATGAGAAAATAAGCAGTAGCTTAAAAGCTTTAACACAAAATGTTCATAGCTTTCTTGCCTATCACATGCCGTGGTGAAAACCTCTTGGTGATTTCGCTGTTCGCGCAAATCTGCGATAGTAAAATTGGCTTTAAAAACACGATTCTTATCAGACATAACGAATGTCCATCTAACTGAAACATTCTAAGTATAGTTTACGGTGTAAAATTCGCGACTTAGTTAAAAGTTATATTATAACGTTATTGCAGATAAAAAATTGCAGTGTTATATTATATCACAACACTCAACAACAAACTTAGAAGTAGTAATAATGAAGCAAATTTCAATTCTTTCTAGTGCTGTTGCCGCTGCGCTGATCTCTCAATCAACAATGGCTGCTGTGATCACAGGTCAAGTATTAGATAAAAATCAGCAACCTATCAGTAACGCTGAAGTTCATGTTCATGGTAAGTCACAAAGCGTTGTGACCAATAAACAAGGCCAGTTTAAAATCGATGTAGATAACAAAGGCCAATTACACATCAGCAAAGATGATTTTATCGATAAACGTGTTGAAATTAATGGTGATAATCAAAATCTAGTTATTACTCTCACGCCAACATCTGTAGAAACAGTTGTTGTCTATGCTTCTGCGCTTCATAAAAATAGCCTTGAAATGATCTCACCCGTTAACGTATTGGCTGGTGATAATCTTAAAAATAAGGCTAAGCCGACCTTAGGAGAAACACTAAAAGGCCTACCTGGTGTGAATGCTAGTTATTTTGGCCCAGTTTCATCAAGCCCAATCATTCGCGGCTTAGATGGTCCGCGTGTGAAAATCACTCAAAATGGCCTTGATAGCAGTGATGCATCACGTATTGGCCCAGATCACGCAACATCAAATGACAGCCTAGCCGCTGAACAAATTGAAGTGTTACGAGGCCCTGCTACCCTACTTTACGGCTCAGGTGCGATAGGGGGTGTGGTAAATGTTGTTGATAATCGTATTCCTACCGACAATATCGACACTTTAACAGGCGCTGCGCAATACACCCATGACACAGTATCAAACACCAATACTTATGCCGCAAAACTTGAAACCGGTAATGAAGGCTTCAACTTCCATTTTGATGGCACAAAGCGCAAAGGTCATGATTACAAAACACCAACATTCGAGCTTCCTGAAGAGCATGACGAACATGAGGGTGAAGATCATGAAGAACACGAAACCGCTAACCGCGTAGAAAACACCTTTATCGATAGCCAAAATGTTAATTTTGGCACGAGTTATGTTGGCGATCACCTAACACTAGGTGTGTCATATGGTCGTATTGAAACAGATTACGGTATTCCCGCTCATGAACACCATCATCACGAAGAGCATGAAGAAGGTGAGCATCATGATGAACACGAAGGTGAAGAAGAACACGAAGAGTCTGTCTTCGCGCAATTAGAGCAAGATCGCTGGCAAGGTTACATGAGCTATGCGCTACATGATAACTGGATTGAAAATATCTCACTACGTGTGGGTTACACAGACTATAAACATGCCGAAATTGAAGATGGTGCAGTTGGCACTGTGTTTTCTAACAAAACCACTGAAGCACGTGCAACCGTTGAACATAAATTAGGCCTTTGGCACGGTATGGCTGGCTACCACTACACAGAATCAGACTACGATGCTGATGGTGAAGAAGCCTTTACACCAGCAAGTGTAACTAAAACCAATGCACTATTCATGCTTGAAGAGCGTCAATTTGGTGATGTAACCGTTGA
This region includes:
- the nrdB gene encoding class Ia ribonucleoside-diphosphate reductase subunit beta; the protein is MSYTTFSRNHNNQLQEPMFFGQTVNVSRYDQQKYPIFEKLIEKQLSFFWRPEEVDVSKDRLDFQALPDHEKHIFLSNLKYQTLLDSVQGRSPNVALLPIVSIPELETWIETWAFSETIHSRSYTHIIRNVTQSPELIFDDIVSNEKISERADAVTKYYDDLINMISVYNLYGEGKHVINGEEVKVSLFDLKKQLYLAMMSVNILEAIRFYVSFACSFAFAERELMEGNAKIIKLIARDEALHLSGTQHILNIMQEGKDDPEMAIVAAQCREEAIQMFVEAAEQEKDWAEYLFKDGSMIGLNKDILCQYVEYITNARMTAVGLPAQFESKSNPIPWINSWLVSDNVQVAPQEAEISSYLVGQIDSQVDASDFGDFDL
- the yfaE gene encoding class I ribonucleotide reductase maintenance protein YfaE, coding for MSTNTTAEVILAGTDSQSLEFDSGCSSLLECLEQHKIDVPYQCREGYCGACRAKLVEGDVNYNQEPLAFVRSGEVLLCCSKPNGKVKIEL
- a CDS encoding YaeQ family protein gives rise to the protein MSDKNRVFKANFTIADLREQRNHQEVFTTACDRQESYEHFVLKLLSYCLFSHNKMATMNARLKSSEPDVSIKALDEHYEMWLAVGEPDFTILSKIAKRVDELWVVTTLNNEWLQEYEHQLELINNSHLIAFDGNFIEQLASHLTKNLQWDVTIDQQTVSVSDKENFYQTNDLVWH
- a CDS encoding TonB-dependent receptor, with product MKQISILSSAVAAALISQSTMAAVITGQVLDKNQQPISNAEVHVHGKSQSVVTNKQGQFKIDVDNKGQLHISKDDFIDKRVEINGDNQNLVITLTPTSVETVVVYASALHKNSLEMISPVNVLAGDNLKNKAKPTLGETLKGLPGVNASYFGPVSSSPIIRGLDGPRVKITQNGLDSSDASRIGPDHATSNDSLAAEQIEVLRGPATLLYGSGAIGGVVNVVDNRIPTDNIDTLTGAAQYTHDTVSNTNTYAAKLETGNEGFNFHFDGTKRKGHDYKTPTFELPEEHDEHEGEDHEEHETANRVENTFIDSQNVNFGTSYVGDHLTLGVSYGRIETDYGIPAHEHHHHEEHEEGEHHDEHEGEEEHEESVFAQLEQDRWQGYMSYALHDNWIENISLRVGYTDYKHAEIEDGAVGTVFSNKTTEARATVEHKLGLWHGMAGYHYTESDYDADGEEAFTPASVTKTNALFMLEERQFGDVTVELGARIEDYQIDSAVSMAEHHHDHAHEEEEEHHDEEEAEIINYSEDFTNLSFSAGAIWQYQEGQSVALSVSRSERAPLSAELLSNGVHIATGTYELGLGYHIEDGEIHFEPEDIDQETATNFDLSFRRFIGDFGYTVNFFYNDIENYYYQQSTGLVFDEEHGLESAAEADEDAMAVYQFASKDAKLYGIEFDVHYQVSPSTLVKVFGDSTTAKLKDGEGYLPRIPANKLGSELQYTVGGWQFSLAGTHYFEQSDITAYETKTDDYTLFDASANYQLDLGPVDTQLYINADNLTDELGFVHSSFIKEKAPLPGRNFSLGIRGYF